The nucleotide sequence GTTCATGGTCAGATGGTTAAGATTGGTGgtgtccagtgagggctttttaagtgtgGGGGTGACTAGAGCATGTTTTAGAGAGTTTGGGAAGATGCCACAAGAGAGGGAGAGGTTGAAAATAtgagttagagagtgtagaatcaAGTCAGAGGGTGAGtgtagcatttgcgagggagcAGAACCCAGGGGGCAGGTGATTAGATGGGTATTAGATAACATTTTAGCAACCTCATTAATACTAGTAAGGTTGAATGATTGTATCTGTGGACATGTGCTGTTGAGTGGGGAAGGTTTCTGTGCATTGAAAATCTCATCATAAATTGTATCAATCTTATTTTTGAAGTGACTAgcaatctcctgggcagtgactgaattagagtagagtagagtgttaaaggtagagaagagttgacatgGACTGGATGAGAAGATGTTAATGAGTGTGATAAAATAGGTCTGTTTGGCAGTGTGGAGGCAGGAATAATATTTTAGAAGGGCAGATTTATATTGTTTGAAGTCTTCCTGGAACTTTGTCTTATGCCACAGACTACATTTTCTGAGACTTATGTGGTGTcgtctgtttgccagggttgtagCAGTCCGGGGCCTGATTCTGCGTGTAGTGAGGGGGGCAAGCTTGTCTAGGGAGGAAGACAAAAGAAAGTGGCTTGGTTGGGGCAGGGCAGGGGTGAGATTTTGTCATAGATGTGATCAGTAGCagagtagagaagagaagggttaaGATAGCGAAGGTTTCTACAGGTAACTGTTAGGcggtgagggagaggaggtggaggacagggagcGAGCAAAACTaataaggtggtgatcagagaaGGGGAGAGGATTGTTGGAGAGGTTGTACGGAGTGCACCGATAGAAGACAAGGTCGAGGGTGTTGCCGTTGGAGTGAGTAGGATCCCGTGTCCATTGCTTGAGGTCAAGAGATGAGGTTAGACTGAAAAGTTTAGAAGTAATAGTAGTGTTAATGTTAACAGGGATGTTGAAGTTACCGAGAAtaattgtggggatttcagaagagggAAAGTAGGGTTGCCAGGCAGCAAAGTCATCAAGGAAGGTTGATACgggcccaggggcccggagatgaCAGCgattcttaggccgggtactcacgagcaaacatgtacggtgaaaccggtccgtcggaccgttttcaccgtacatgcctgccagagggcttctgtacgatggttgtactaaccatcgtactgaagtccgcgcgtaaacagtacgcggggcgtgtccacgtcgtcgccgcgacgatgacgcggcgatgacgtggcgacgtgggcgggcctgccatttaaaggcttccacgcatgcgtcgaagtcatttgacgcatgcgagggacggcctGTAGAGCCAGCATTGtagacataggtgtgcacagcctgttgcattagggtatgcacccaaaaactaaaacacactacacagattgAAGAGCACACGGATCATCACcacacaccagaggaggagaaccgatgcgTACAAGTGGATATATCCAATACCTTTAAAGTACTACATTCTGGTGAGTACAAAACCTTAGGGGGAAATCACAGAGAGTCACTACCAGCATTTGAGCAGACAAATAGCTATACTGTGAAGATCACTCCTAACAAAGAACTGTACATCTGAGAAATTACACGGACTATTATTAATGGACTCACAAAGAGTGGGAACACATGTTACATAATATTTTTTATGCGATATATATATAGTCTCAGAAATCTTTTTTCTCAATGTACCATTGCAGTACATGAGTATTGGTCTCATAAGCCTTTTTTAGGCTCTttctagcgctgttaatgttttgttaataatttttttaataatacatcgtttttatgtcactattttattataatagctgcttttccACTGCATAAAACAATTATACATTTAACTTTCTTTCCATCGAGCGCTGGGATCAGAATAATCCGCAGGTTTTTTCTgataaatttttttcaattttatactttttgctataataaatatcccaattttttttctcagtttaggtcgatatgtattcttctacatatttatacgcaataagcgtatagtgattggtttgcgcaaaagttatagtgcctacaaaataggggatagatttatgacatttttttattatttttttactagtaatggcggctatctgctGTTTTATTGCGGTGGACAGTTCGGACATttctgacactattttgggaccattcatatttatacagcgaacagtgctataaatatgcactgattactgtataaatgtaacctggcagggaaggggttgacactagtgggcgatcaaggggttaaatgtgttccctagggagtgattctaactgtggggataggggactgactgggggaggtgaccgatcggtgtccatatgtacaagggacacaccaacGGTCTCCTctttctgacaggaggtggatctctgtgtttacacacagagatccatgtccctggctctgtatctgccgatcgcgggtacatgGCAGACATCGCAGCAGCCAGGCACGCACGCCGGGCACGCGTGCCCCCCTAGCGGCCGGGGGgctcgaggacgtcatatgacgtccacccaggatggcagagccaccttgtggacgtcatatgactatatgcgggtattgaagtggttaattagtagCTTCTGCTATCCCATAGCCAATCTCTTCTACAACCATTGCCacgatttttgtttagtcagtatagttgtcgtccgaaaatacaatacattacaacacatttttAGTCAGTATATTTGTCGTCTGATTTTCAGATTGTGTCTACAAACCATTACATACAACCCCTGACCACTGTTAGCACTtgtgacatgtagcagaataaattttggcctacatttatgaagaaattagattttattggatatgttgtatatcagaaagtagaaaatattgttttgttttttttcaaaattctcgtgtttcgtcttttttcctttatattataaaaaattaaaaacccagtggtgatcaagtaccactaaAAGAACGCTTTATTTTCTGTGATAAACATGATATAGATTTAATTTGAgtatagtgttgtatgactgagcaaTTGCCAGCTAAATTAGCACAGTGTTAAATAGTAAAAAatgctggtcatgaagggggtcaaACCCTCTGGAGGTCAAGTGATTCATTAAATAAGTTCACTTATTTATGATAACAATCTTCTTTTTAATGGTTTTGCACACTGTCATTGTTTCATCCTACCCATGATCCtcctatttttcttaaaaaaaaaagacatcattGGTGTTAGGCTCCTTACTTCCCGTTCTCTATTTCGGCCCACTGATGATTTCTGCACTGGATCTTGCACGGGGGTCAAAATGGCCTACAGCAGGGGTGTCTAAACTTTTTTCAGAGAGGGCCagttttgatgaagtgaacatgcgtgagggccgaccattttgcctgacattctttgaaccattaaaatttggtctgagTGTGTTCCTCCAAGcattaatacactgcccaacaagaattatcttgcctttgtggctgtgcgtgagtaaagagatgagcttgggtgtattatttggatatactgtatccattggcgtataacacacgccttcactttaagagcgaagtttcaggaaaaaaataaagaactgtgaagcaaaataagggtcaatgcccatctgcagcctcacaagtgcccatctgcagacccaccattgccatgaaatgtagcctcaccattgccacaaattcactcaccattgccacaaatgcactcaccattgccaggaatgtacccaccattgccaggaatgtacccaccattgccaggaatgcatttaccaaaaagaccgccgggaaaaccaaaGGAAAAACCGAGAACTGtctcggtcccttttcccctgtacacacggacagttttcctgataggaaaactgccaggagaactttggtcgggaaaaccagccgtgtgtatgctccctcgcagtgtttcccataggaaaactgcggggggaaaaaaacgcagcgattcgcggcgagaaaaaagagaacgtgttctcattttttaaactgcaattttcctgtcgggaaaactgctaaggagcatacaaacggacggttttcccggccaaaggaaaacacggctgTGTTTCCAACagtaaaaacaatcgtgtgtactaggcattagacgAGAATATTCCCAGCTTTAGGACATACTGtaggtgaaaaaaaagtttgaatcaGTAAGAGGGTGAGAAGGGGTTTTATTTTTGTCCAGAAAAAAATCTTTTAACttccaattttatttttgcaatgaCCTTTTgaaatgatatataattaaaaataaagtcttGACACTACAGATTGTGATTGTACGGCATGGTTTAGCCAATGATTTTACAGATTCCCAGCCTACGCCTTACAGCTAATTTAACATCTTTATTTTTCAAACTATAAATTAAAGGATTTAACAAGGGAACAGCTGCTGTATTGAACAGAGAGAACAACTTCTTTGTATTCAATGTTCCCAATGATGTTGGTGTCAAGTACTGGGAGACAAGTGTGGTATAAAGAAGAATGACTACTGTTAGGTGTGAGGAGCATGTAAAAAAGGCTTTTTTCTTTCCAGTGTTGGAACGGATCCTCATTATGgtagatataataaaaatatatgagaTTGAGGTAAAAAGAAAAGGAAGTAACGTTATAACAAAGATTCCCTGTATTAGAAACACAATATCCAAGACAGATGTGTCATTACAAATTATTTTTATCAATGGTATCATGTCACAGAAGAAGTGGTTGATCTCATTAGAGGTGTAGCATGAGAAGCCTGAGAAGATGACAACAGCAGGGAGGACTTGTATGAAGCCCATAAACCAGCAGCTGATGGCAAGCAAAGAGCAAACTCTACTGTTCATGACCATGTGGTAACGCAGTGGGTTACAGATGGCAACATATCGATCATAACTCATTGCAGACAACATTAGAAGCTCATGTCCAATCAAAGATGCAAAAATGTACATTTGAGTTATGCATGCTGGGTATGAAACCATGTGATCTCCAGTTATGAAGATGACTAGGACTTTATGCAATGTAATGGTGGAAGAAGACACATCCACAATGGACAAGTTGGCCAGGAAGAAGTACATGGGGGTGTGAAGGTGACGATCCAAACAAATGAGTAGAAGAATTGTCATGTTGCCACCAAGGGTGATTAGATAAATAAGCAGGACTGGGATGAAGATTAAAATCTGAAGATCTGGTGCATCAGTGATccctttaatatagaaaaatgtcACCAAGGTGTGATTTAGTGGACTTGAAAACATTATTTTGCTcttcaagctaaaaaaaaaaaggaaatcataTGCATAATTAAGTAAACTTTTAATCCCAAAATCCAGggtcgccatcaggaattatgaggcaccttacacagcttaaggcatgggccccctggagcagagaaccaggggggggtgctgccgcctcaaattgagaagggggggcgtaaattgagaagcaggggtgtGCCACGAAttagggccccttacaaaaaaaatatatataaaaaaaggaggggtagccatctgggccccttacaggtgtactgcctgtacccccctgatggcggccctgccaaaATCTGTTTTAGAAGTTAAAATCTATGTTATACAGCCAGCATAAATAAACTAGTCTTTTAAAATCTGACCTAAGACAACAAGAAAATCCATGTGATTTGGAATACTTATTGCAAGAATGTGCCCCTCCACCTTAGATGATTGCCATGTACTCATACagtttttttagatatatatttcTTATACGAATCTCAAGCTTTTACCAGTTTACATATTTACatagatttggtcaggatcaatggtgtcctaatGCTGaactacaggcagatacttatccatcatgccataccatcaggaaggtgt is from Rana temporaria chromosome 9, aRanTem1.1, whole genome shotgun sequence and encodes:
- the LOC120914428 gene encoding olfactory receptor 5V1-like translates to MFSSPLNHTLVTFFYIKGITDAPDLQILIFIPVLLIYLITLGGNMTILLLICLDRHLHTPMYFFLANLSIVDVSSSTITLHKVLVIFITGDHMVSYPACITQMYIFASLIGHELLMLSAMSYDRYVAICNPLRYHMVMNSRVCSLLAISCWFMGFIQVLPAVVIFSGFSCYTSNEINHFFCDMIPLIKIICNDTSVLDIVFLIQGIFVITLLPFLFTSISYIFIISTIMRIRSNTGKKKAFFTCSSHLTVVILLYTTLVSQYLTPTSLGTLNTKKLFSLFNTAAVPLLNPLIYSLKNKDVKLAVRRRLGICKIIG